In Carassius auratus strain Wakin chromosome 36, ASM336829v1, whole genome shotgun sequence, the following are encoded in one genomic region:
- the LOC113055459 gene encoding nuclear ubiquitous casein and cyclin-dependent kinase substrate 1 yields MARPVRNRKVVNYSQFNESDDADEDYGREKETTKKIRAPPREIKHKKSKNSQEESEDSDDKLSKPKNDSADDLGSDEDNNFGEEEEDEDGGSDYDDKKAKKGKKVKVEKPGKKPLKRKRGGDDSDDDKEVSRKPRQVRQAASKAVSKQREILLGDGGSEDEEKDEEEQAFLDQESGSDEDFMVDDDDDSDYGGSKKKGKKVVQKGGRRVEKKDKKSPKPRLKATVNPSPMKGKGKGRPPKAVEKSSPKDDEEPESPLEDEEEEEVEKKESPPSKKTKDDAPEDEEEDEEEDGSEEEAPSGED; encoded by the exons ATGGCAAGACCAGTGAG gAACAGAAAGGTGGTGAATTACTCCCAGTTTAACGAATCTGATGACGCAG ATGAGGATTATGGGAGAGAAAAGGAAACAACTAAGAAGATACGTGCTCCACCTCGTGAAATCAAGCACAAGAAATCTAAGAATTCGCAGGAAGAGAG CGAGGATTCGGATGACAAACTCTCCAAACCCAAAAATGATTCTGCAG ATGACTTGGGTAGTGATGAAGACAACAACTtcggagaggaagaggaagatgaagatggAGGAAGCGATTATGATGATAAAAAGGCCAAGAAGGGAAAGAAAGTAAAGGTGGAGAAGCCAGGCAAAAAGCCACTGAAGAGGAAACGAGGTGGAG ATGATAGTGATGATGATAAAGAGGTGAGCAGGAAACCGAGGCAGGTGAGGCAGGCTGCGTCAAAGGCCGTGTCCAAACAGAGAGAAATCCTTCTGGGAGACGGAGGCAGTGAGGATGAGGAAAAAGATGAGGAAGAACAAGCATTCCTGGACC AAGAGTCAGGCAGTGATGAAGACTTCAtggttgatgatgatgatgacagcgACTATGGGGGCTCCAAAAAGAAAGGCAAAAAAGTGGTGCAGAAAGGAGGAAGGAGAGTGGAGAAGAAGGACAAGAAATCCCCTAAACCCCGGCTAAAGGCCACAG TGAACCCTAGCCCCATGAAAGGCAAAGGGAAAGGTCGCCCACCTAAAGCAGTGGAGAAATCCTCGCCCAAAGACGACGAGGAACCTGAGAGCCCCCTTGAAgacgaggaggaggaagaggtggaGAAGAAAGAGTCTCCTCCATCCAAAAAGACAAAGGATGACGCCCCTGAAGACGAGGaagaagatgaggaagaggacGGCTCAGAAGAGGAGGCTCCATCTGGGGAAGACTAG